One window of the Suricata suricatta isolate VVHF042 chromosome 7, meerkat_22Aug2017_6uvM2_HiC, whole genome shotgun sequence genome contains the following:
- the LOC115295937 gene encoding putative olfactory receptor 2B8, producing MEQKNGSSFTGFILLGFSDRPQLERVLFVVILIFYLLTLLGNTTIIALSRLDPHLHTPMYYFLSNLSFLDLCYTTSTVPQLLVHLRGTDKSISFGGCVAQLFISLGLGGTECILLGVMAFDRYAAICRPLHYMVIIHPRLCALMASASWFIGFANSSLQTVLVFLVPLCGRNKIDHFFCEFPQLLKLACVDITGNESEIFFAAVITLLIPVALITFSYGQIVRAVLRIKSAAGQRKAFGTCGSHLTVVSLFYGTAIYAYLQPSNNHSQDKGKFVSLFYTIVTPMANPFIYTLRNKDVMGAIKKVFCRGYDSR from the coding sequence ATGGAACAGAAAAATGGCAGTTCTTTCACTGGGTTTATCCTGCTGGGTTTCTCTGACCGGCCTCAACTGGAGAGAGTCCTCTTTGTGGTTATTCTGATCTTCTATCTGCTCACCCTGCTGGGAAACACAACCATCATTGCACTGTCCCGCCTGGACCCACATCTTCACACTCCCATGTACTATTTCCTCTCTAATCTAAGCTTTCTGGACCTGTGTTACACGACCAGCACTGTCCCTCAGCTCCTGGTCCATCTCAGGGGGACAGACAAGTCCATCTCCTTTGGTGGCTGTGTAGCTCAGCTGTTCATCTCTCTAGGGTTGGGAGGCACAGAATGTATCCTCTTAGGGGTGATGGCATTTGACCGCTATGCAGCCATCTGCAGGCCCCTGCACTACATGGTGATCATACACCCTCGTCTCTGTGCCCTGATGGCTTCTGCGTCGTGGTTCATTGGTTTTGCCAACTCCTCATTGCAGACGGTGCTCGTCTTCCTTGTACCACTTTgtggcagaaataaaatagatcacTTCTTTTGTGAGTTCCCCCAACTGCTCAAGCTTGCCTGTGTTGACATCACTGGGAATGAGTCTGAGATCTTCTTTGCTGCTGTGATCACTCTCCTCATTCCTGTGGCATTAATCACATTCTCCTATGGTCAGATTGTCAGGGCTGTGTTAAGAATAAAATCAGCTGCAGGACAGAGGAAAGCATTTGGGACATGTGGGTCCCACCTCACAGTGGTCTCCCTGTTCTATGGCACAGCCATCTATGCTTACCTGCAGCCCAGCAACAACCACTCCCAGGATAAGGGCAAGTTCGTTTCTCTCTTCTACACCATTGTCACCCCCATGGCCAACCCCTTCATCTATACTCTGCGGAACAAGGACGTGATGGGAGCAATAAAGAAAGTTTTCTGTCGCGGCTATGACTCCAGATGA